A section of the Candidatus Binataceae bacterium genome encodes:
- a CDS encoding carboxymuconolactone decarboxylase family protein — protein sequence MARVPYLNREDLSEADRDIFDNLVAERGQPVGNIFRTLAHTPGLLRRFLALGGELRNQTAIDPKLRELALLTVGRIASAEYEFVHHWNLARRVGVSREKLEALADWERSAVYSDQERAVIRYAAEATTDVQIRDATWNALKSFMDTRTIMELVQNVAFYNMVVRVLVPARVELEPGVKKL from the coding sequence ATGGCGCGCGTTCCATATCTGAATCGCGAAGACCTCTCCGAAGCGGACCGTGACATTTTCGACAATCTGGTCGCGGAGCGCGGCCAGCCGGTCGGGAATATCTTCCGCACCCTCGCGCACACCCCGGGATTGCTCCGCCGGTTCCTCGCGCTGGGTGGCGAACTACGCAACCAGACCGCGATCGACCCAAAGCTGCGCGAGCTTGCCCTCCTGACCGTTGGCCGAATAGCCAGTGCGGAGTATGAGTTCGTCCATCATTGGAATCTCGCGCGCCGGGTTGGGGTCAGCCGCGAAAAGCTGGAAGCGCTCGCGGATTGGGAACGGTCCGCGGTCTACAGCGACCAGGAGCGCGCCGTTATACGCTACGCTGCAGAAGCGACCACCGACGTACAAATCCGGGACGCTACCTGGAACGCGTTAAAATCATTCATGGACACCCGCACGATTATGGAGTTGGTGCAGAACGTGGCGTTTTACAACATGGTCGTGCGCGTACTGGTTCCGGCCCGCGTCGAGCTGGAACCGGGCGTCAAGAAGCTCTGA
- a CDS encoding phosphotransferase — protein sequence MSLYITFSNIASAPNVMLETETAHRLNRYLDAPIGGLRILASGWETTVFEFELESCSARFPELPPQRPLVLRFYQGILADDKGSRESRVIERLYSVRYLVPRPYIYEAAHEALGAPFLIMEKIWGGPLFSATSFAHAVKTFSLGFFGFVRAQVKLHRINPRLYEVRDIPRSLQASATPPGTSLLDRALAVITERVEKGPLPGLKDALRRLAGRAGVYRVADPSIVHMDYHPLNVLVDGVHVKGVIDWVNTDVGDRHLDAAMTAAILSSSAFEHPRWMRDNLIGNSLRSTFASTYVPLYHAMARLDFERFRYCQAVAALLRLSMLGMMKTRGPETVGFRSEAIGEVTPAVVRLLTRYAERKTGASVRLDLAPVPA from the coding sequence ATGTCGCTCTATATTACCTTTTCGAACATCGCATCCGCACCAAACGTCATGCTGGAAACCGAAACTGCTCATCGCCTGAACCGCTACCTCGACGCGCCCATCGGAGGTCTGCGAATACTCGCGAGCGGGTGGGAGACGACGGTCTTCGAGTTTGAGCTGGAGAGTTGCTCGGCTCGTTTCCCCGAATTGCCACCCCAGCGCCCACTGGTGTTGCGCTTCTACCAAGGCATTCTGGCCGACGACAAAGGCTCGCGCGAATCCCGGGTCATCGAGCGGCTTTACTCGGTGCGCTACCTAGTGCCGCGTCCGTATATCTATGAGGCTGCACACGAGGCACTCGGCGCGCCCTTTCTGATCATGGAGAAAATTTGGGGCGGGCCGCTGTTTTCCGCAACCAGCTTCGCGCATGCGGTCAAGACCTTTTCGCTGGGGTTCTTCGGCTTTGTAAGAGCGCAGGTGAAACTTCACCGAATCAATCCCCGACTCTACGAGGTTCGGGATATTCCTCGTTCGCTGCAGGCCTCAGCCACTCCCCCGGGAACCTCGCTTCTCGATCGCGCGCTTGCAGTAATTACAGAACGGGTGGAGAAGGGACCTTTGCCCGGGCTCAAGGACGCGCTTCGCCGCCTGGCCGGGCGCGCGGGAGTATATCGTGTCGCGGACCCTTCCATCGTTCACATGGACTATCATCCGCTGAACGTCCTGGTGGACGGCGTACACGTCAAAGGCGTGATCGATTGGGTGAACACCGATGTCGGCGACCGCCATCTGGACGCGGCGATGACCGCGGCCATCCTCTCCTCTTCCGCCTTCGAACACCCCCGGTGGATGCGCGACAACTTGATCGGCAATTCGCTCCGTTCCACGTTCGCGTCCACCTACGTTCCGCTCTACCACGCGATGGCGCGGCTTGATTTCGAGCGGTTCCGGTACTGCCAGGCCGTCGCCGCGCTGCTGCGACTCTCGATGCTCGGGATGATGAAGACGCGAGGGCCGGAAACGGTCGGATTCCGCTCAGAAGCGATCGGCGAGGTGACCCCGGCCGTGGTCCGACTCCTCACGCGCTATGCGGAGCGAAAGACCGGCGCCAGCGTCCGTCTCGACCTTGCTCCGGTTCCAGCGTAA
- a CDS encoding DUF1329 domain-containing protein yields MRLARFAILLGLIAVLTAPAALRAEVKPGDVITKQNATKVQGLVSPGNYILVQQGMEMDIIPSEKLEWPPPYTAATEKYQAQVRLMPDGSLQNYVAGQPFPLLDPNDPQMATKIMWDFSFRPLYSDDADLRFPEIAAYKPESKGEPIGFFTTGHFAFYNNVGRIEVPPIPTDPDGPRSGIRYRFGFYPFLEPATMRGYGLLRYRHIDPKEEDNTWVFNPLNRRIRRQSVDTLTDAIGMIGGFGGGGGGTGGGGQAGGAGPGAGGGASSLVSTMDPDSFFGFSGKEGDYTYKYLGDKNMLACVHAKNSPEKVCESDGGRTICPENWEMRHLYVVEADAKPGQNFSISKRILYLDSEGWFVTASDQYDRQGKLWKTLAAYNTYRDRPIPDAKVAVYPYKRIFQLGLVDEDLTTSLSSVAYMPGPTAPDRECWYIDMGVVDNAFFTPVALENAGH; encoded by the coding sequence ATGCGATTGGCCCGATTCGCGATTCTGCTGGGATTGATTGCTGTGCTCACCGCACCTGCGGCGCTTCGCGCCGAAGTAAAACCCGGCGACGTAATTACCAAGCAAAACGCTACCAAAGTCCAAGGTTTGGTCAGCCCTGGCAACTATATCCTGGTCCAGCAGGGCATGGAGATGGACATCATCCCGAGCGAAAAGCTGGAGTGGCCGCCGCCCTACACCGCGGCGACAGAAAAGTATCAGGCGCAGGTTAGGTTGATGCCCGACGGTTCCCTGCAAAACTATGTTGCCGGACAACCTTTTCCCCTGCTCGATCCCAATGACCCGCAGATGGCCACCAAGATCATGTGGGACTTCTCTTTCCGGCCTCTGTACAGCGACGATGCCGACCTCCGTTTTCCCGAAATCGCGGCTTACAAACCGGAATCAAAAGGGGAGCCCATAGGCTTCTTCACCACCGGCCACTTCGCTTTCTACAACAATGTCGGACGTATCGAGGTCCCTCCGATTCCCACCGATCCCGACGGTCCCCGTAGCGGTATCAGGTATCGGTTCGGTTTCTACCCTTTCCTGGAGCCCGCCACGATGCGCGGGTATGGGTTGCTCAGATATCGCCATATCGATCCTAAGGAGGAAGACAACACCTGGGTCTTCAATCCCCTGAACCGGCGCATCAGGCGGCAGTCGGTAGACACACTGACCGATGCCATCGGGATGATCGGTGGCTTCGGCGGTGGCGGCGGTGGAACCGGAGGTGGGGGACAGGCCGGGGGTGCTGGCCCGGGGGCGGGGGGCGGGGCCAGCTCGCTCGTTAGCACCATGGATCCCGATTCGTTTTTCGGTTTCTCTGGCAAGGAGGGAGACTACACGTATAAGTATCTGGGCGACAAAAACATGCTCGCTTGCGTGCATGCCAAGAACTCGCCCGAGAAAGTATGCGAAAGCGATGGCGGAAGAACCATATGCCCGGAGAATTGGGAGATGCGCCACCTCTACGTGGTAGAGGCCGATGCCAAGCCCGGTCAGAATTTTAGTATTTCGAAGCGAATCCTGTATCTCGATTCGGAGGGATGGTTCGTCACCGCCTCCGACCAGTACGACCGGCAGGGGAAGCTCTGGAAAACCCTCGCTGCCTACAACACCTATCGCGATCGGCCGATACCCGATGCGAAGGTCGCTGTGTACCCGTACAAGCGAATCTTCCAGCTCGGGCTCGTGGATGAAGATTTGACGACCTCTCTCAGTTCGGTGGCCTATATGCCCGGTCCGACTGCTCCGGACCGCGAGTGCTGGTACATCGACATGGGCGTCGTAGACAACGCGTTCTTTACGCCGGTGGCGCTGGAGAACGCGGGCCACTAG
- the ilvB gene encoding biosynthetic-type acetolactate synthase large subunit, giving the protein MKKLTGAQIVIESLIAEGVDVIFGYPGGAILPTYDALLDSKIKHVLVRHEQGATHMAEGYARVSGRPGVVIVTSGPGATNTVTGIADAYMDSTPLVVLSGQVSTSLIGNDAFQEADFVGITRPCTKHNYLVKDVRDVARMIKEAFYIAGTGRPGPVVVDLPKDVQQAEHTFKYPDKVELRSYKPTMRGNPRQIERAVEAIEKSARPLLYVGGGVQWSGAAAELRELAKGLGIPVTETLMGLGSMPASDSLRLGMLGMHGSYGTNTAVTNTDCLVAIGARFDDRVTGRIADFAPKAETIIHLDIDPSSISKNVRVDVPIVGDIKTVLEDMLRTIKGRESIARRRSEWQKWHQQILQWKREKPLYENGKGGRKDGLVSPVQVIDELHTITKSDCIIATDVGQHQMWVAQMFPFENPRSWLTSGGLGTMGYGLPAGIGAKFAAPDKTVVVVSGDGSIQMNIQELGTAVQYGVDIKVIILNNYFLGMVRQWQEKFYHERYSYSAMSVPNFVKLAEAYGANGFRIEKAVDLPKTMKEAFATPGPVLIDIAIPKDEAVMPMIPPGGSMSEMLFA; this is encoded by the coding sequence ATGAAGAAGCTGACTGGAGCTCAAATCGTCATCGAAAGCCTCATCGCGGAGGGCGTGGACGTAATTTTCGGTTATCCGGGCGGCGCTATCCTGCCAACCTACGATGCGTTGCTCGATTCCAAGATAAAGCACGTCCTGGTTCGGCACGAGCAGGGCGCGACCCATATGGCCGAGGGCTACGCCCGAGTGAGTGGGCGCCCCGGGGTGGTCATCGTCACCTCTGGCCCCGGCGCCACCAACACCGTCACCGGAATTGCGGATGCGTATATGGACTCCACTCCGCTCGTGGTGCTCTCCGGGCAGGTGTCGACCTCGCTCATCGGAAATGATGCGTTCCAGGAGGCCGATTTCGTCGGGATTACGCGTCCCTGCACCAAGCACAACTACCTGGTGAAGGACGTCCGCGACGTCGCGCGCATGATCAAGGAAGCCTTCTACATCGCCGGCACCGGGCGTCCGGGTCCGGTCGTGGTCGACCTGCCCAAGGACGTTCAACAGGCCGAGCATACCTTCAAGTACCCCGACAAAGTGGAACTTCGCAGTTACAAGCCGACCATGCGAGGTAACCCGCGGCAGATAGAACGCGCGGTCGAGGCGATCGAAAAGAGCGCGCGGCCACTGCTCTACGTCGGTGGCGGAGTGCAGTGGTCGGGTGCGGCCGCCGAGCTGCGCGAGCTCGCCAAGGGTCTTGGCATTCCGGTAACTGAGACCTTGATGGGACTCGGCTCGATGCCCGCGTCGGATTCGCTGCGCCTCGGAATGCTCGGCATGCACGGTTCGTACGGCACCAACACGGCGGTCACCAATACCGACTGTCTGGTCGCAATCGGCGCTCGCTTCGACGACCGGGTTACCGGACGCATCGCGGATTTCGCGCCCAAGGCCGAGACCATTATACATCTCGACATCGATCCGTCTTCGATTTCGAAGAATGTGCGGGTGGACGTGCCAATCGTCGGTGACATCAAGACCGTGCTCGAGGACATGCTGCGCACGATCAAGGGGCGCGAGAGTATCGCGCGCCGGCGGTCGGAATGGCAGAAGTGGCATCAGCAAATCCTTCAGTGGAAACGCGAGAAGCCGCTTTACGAAAATGGCAAAGGCGGACGCAAGGATGGCTTGGTCTCGCCGGTCCAGGTCATCGACGAACTGCACACGATCACGAAGAGCGATTGCATTATTGCGACCGATGTCGGGCAGCATCAGATGTGGGTCGCGCAGATGTTTCCGTTTGAAAACCCGCGTTCGTGGCTGACCTCGGGCGGACTAGGTACGATGGGCTACGGACTTCCTGCCGGAATCGGCGCGAAGTTCGCCGCGCCCGACAAGACCGTGGTTGTCGTCTCGGGCGACGGCTCGATCCAGATGAATATCCAAGAGCTCGGGACTGCGGTGCAGTACGGCGTGGATATCAAGGTGATCATCCTGAACAACTACTTCCTCGGGATGGTTCGTCAGTGGCAGGAAAAGTTCTACCACGAACGTTATTCGTACTCCGCCATGTCGGTGCCGAACTTCGTGAAGCTGGCCGAGGCTTACGGGGCGAATGGCTTTCGGATTGAAAAGGCGGTCGATCTGCCGAAGACGATGAAGGAAGCCTTCGCGACTCCCGGCCCGGTGCTGATTGACATCGCGATTCCCAAGGATGAGGCCGTGATGCCGATGATCCCTCCGGGAGGCTCGATGTCCGAAATGCTGTTTGCCTGA
- a CDS encoding HlyD family secretion protein → MSSQFFRRAVLVLAVAVIVAGIVPALHFYRNVVSHVSTDDAYVDGTVALVSSRVSGTVIDVYVEDNWTVKQGQLLLNLDPRDSQVRVAQAEAQLERARQSVDEMYSGVDAASAGVHLADSQLTMAQVDYDRAKTLKDQGVASLESYDQAETALKVADANKALAAHQLEQARAALGQEVGKDHSRYNRPIVQQAEAALAAAKLDLTYTQIVAPFDGIVTHKTAHVGHRVQVGEPLLAIVPVKHLYVTANFKETQLTNVRVGQKAEIEADIYPGYTYQGHVDSISMGTGAAFSLLPPENATGNWVKVVQRVPVKVVFDQAIPEDKPLRLGLSVEVAINVSNTRGPLLSSLVQRTFEHGGIVTPNESLKEAPIPELEQPSTSPETVPSQHGQFLPQATPPPGQH, encoded by the coding sequence ATGAGTTCGCAGTTTTTCCGCCGGGCCGTGTTGGTGCTGGCTGTTGCCGTGATCGTAGCGGGAATCGTACCTGCGCTGCACTTCTACCGGAACGTCGTCTCCCACGTTTCCACCGATGATGCCTATGTCGATGGGACCGTGGCGCTGGTTTCGTCGCGCGTCTCGGGGACCGTGATCGACGTTTATGTGGAGGACAACTGGACCGTCAAACAGGGCCAGCTCCTGCTCAATCTCGACCCGCGCGATTCCCAGGTCCGCGTCGCCCAAGCGGAAGCTCAACTCGAACGCGCTCGACAATCAGTGGACGAAATGTACTCCGGAGTCGATGCGGCGTCGGCGGGCGTTCACCTGGCTGACAGCCAACTCACTATGGCACAAGTCGATTACGACCGCGCCAAAACCCTCAAGGACCAGGGAGTCGCATCGCTCGAGTCTTACGATCAGGCGGAGACGGCTCTCAAGGTCGCGGATGCGAATAAAGCCCTCGCCGCCCATCAGCTCGAGCAAGCGCGTGCCGCTTTGGGTCAGGAGGTCGGCAAGGATCACTCGCGCTACAATCGGCCGATAGTCCAGCAGGCCGAGGCAGCCCTCGCCGCGGCCAAGCTTGATCTCACCTACACACAGATAGTCGCACCGTTCGATGGGATCGTAACCCACAAGACCGCGCACGTGGGACATCGTGTGCAGGTGGGCGAGCCGCTGCTGGCAATTGTGCCGGTAAAGCATCTCTACGTGACCGCCAACTTCAAGGAGACGCAACTGACAAACGTGCGCGTGGGTCAGAAAGCCGAAATCGAAGCCGACATCTATCCCGGCTACACCTATCAGGGCCACGTCGATTCGATCAGCATGGGCACGGGAGCGGCCTTCTCCCTGCTGCCCCCGGAAAACGCCACCGGAAACTGGGTCAAGGTGGTGCAGCGCGTGCCGGTCAAGGTAGTGTTCGACCAGGCCATTCCCGAAGACAAACCCCTGCGTCTGGGTCTCTCGGTGGAAGTGGCCATCAACGTCTCCAACACCCGGGGACCCCTCCTGTCCTCTCTCGTGCAGAGGACCTTTGAACACGGCGGCATCGTTACACCCAACGAGAGCCTCAAAGAAGCGCCGATTCCGGAACTGGAGCAACCTTCGACAAGTCCGGAAACCGTACCGTCGCAGCACGGCCAATTCCTCCCGCAAGCGACCCCGCCGCCCGGACAACACTGA
- a CDS encoding amidohydrolase family protein — MAEYDTLIRDGMIIDGTRMPRFRGDVGIKNGRIARIGRIRPSEATRIVDASGMVVAPGFVDLHTHYDAQLFWDPYCSISSWHGVTSIVIGNCGFGFAPVRADGRERAMLTMTRVEAIPYASMKTGMPWDWTTFPEFLDSIERHPKALNILPYMAVSPLLTWVMGLDEAKSRPPTEKEEREICRLLDEAMDAGACGWSAQRLDPNGPACVQRDFDGTPMVSDLMSDDTCLALARVLGRRNEGFIQMTLASGNPEHDLRHFEQLAAVSGRPVLFNVVQPRDSLPFVHRANIAWLDSCRKRGLRVYGQGVTVDTGMAFTFENWNLFDECAAWAEATTGNVEQRKNKLSDPARREALRAPMPRVITDQFDSIFITTAERAELKEYEGLTLRELAERTGKHPVDAMLDVAVADDLRTEFYAPGPNQNMDFLKEMLDYPWLIPGVSDGGAHTKFFTGGQYPTDMLERMVREREMLSLEEAHWRLSALPALCAGFRDRGFLREGAPADVVVYDFAKLHVRPMEIVHDLPGGEWRRVRKAEGFRSIMVNGQVTIENDRESGAYPGRLLRHGAA, encoded by the coding sequence ATGGCCGAGTACGACACCCTAATACGCGACGGAATGATCATTGACGGGACCCGGATGCCGCGCTTTCGCGGCGACGTCGGAATCAAGAATGGTCGTATTGCCAGGATCGGCCGGATTCGTCCTTCCGAAGCCACCCGGATTGTCGACGCTTCCGGGATGGTTGTCGCGCCTGGTTTTGTGGATCTGCACACTCATTATGACGCGCAGCTCTTCTGGGATCCGTACTGCTCGATCTCAAGCTGGCACGGAGTGACGTCGATCGTCATCGGCAACTGCGGCTTCGGCTTCGCCCCCGTGCGTGCGGATGGACGCGAGCGCGCGATGCTCACCATGACGCGCGTGGAGGCGATCCCGTACGCATCGATGAAGACCGGCATGCCCTGGGATTGGACCACCTTCCCCGAATTTCTCGACAGTATCGAGCGCCATCCGAAAGCGTTGAATATTCTCCCTTACATGGCGGTGTCACCTCTACTTACCTGGGTGATGGGGCTCGACGAAGCCAAGTCGCGCCCGCCGACCGAAAAAGAGGAACGGGAAATCTGCCGGCTCCTCGATGAAGCGATGGATGCCGGAGCCTGCGGATGGTCAGCGCAGCGGCTCGATCCGAACGGACCCGCCTGCGTGCAGCGCGACTTCGACGGAACCCCGATGGTGTCGGACCTGATGTCGGATGACACCTGCCTCGCGCTTGCCCGCGTGTTGGGACGACGCAACGAAGGGTTCATCCAGATGACCCTGGCAAGTGGGAACCCGGAGCACGACCTGCGTCACTTCGAGCAGCTGGCTGCAGTGAGCGGGCGCCCAGTCTTGTTCAACGTCGTGCAGCCGCGTGACAGCCTGCCCTTCGTGCATCGCGCAAACATCGCGTGGCTCGACAGCTGCCGCAAGCGCGGGCTCCGCGTCTACGGCCAGGGGGTCACGGTCGACACCGGTATGGCGTTCACCTTCGAGAACTGGAACCTGTTCGATGAATGTGCAGCGTGGGCTGAGGCGACCACCGGCAACGTCGAGCAACGCAAGAACAAGCTTTCCGATCCTGCACGACGCGAGGCGCTGCGCGCGCCCATGCCGCGCGTTATCACTGATCAATTCGATTCGATTTTCATTACTACCGCCGAGCGAGCTGAACTCAAGGAGTACGAAGGCTTAACCTTGCGCGAGCTGGCAGAGCGCACCGGCAAGCACCCGGTGGACGCCATGCTCGACGTTGCGGTTGCCGACGATCTGCGCACCGAGTTCTACGCCCCAGGCCCGAACCAGAACATGGACTTCCTAAAAGAGATGCTCGACTACCCGTGGTTGATTCCCGGCGTATCGGACGGGGGCGCGCACACGAAGTTCTTCACCGGCGGCCAGTATCCGACCGACATGCTGGAGCGGATGGTCCGCGAACGCGAAATGTTGAGCCTTGAGGAAGCACATTGGCGCTTGAGCGCGCTGCCCGCGCTGTGCGCTGGGTTCCGCGATCGCGGCTTCCTGCGCGAAGGCGCGCCGGCGGACGTGGTAGTTTACGACTTCGCGAAGCTCCACGTACGACCCATGGAGATCGTGCATGATCTGCCGGGTGGAGAATGGAGACGTGTGCGAAAGGCCGAGGGGTTCCGTTCGATAATGGTCAACGGTCAGGTGACGATCGAGAACGATCGGGAGTCGGG
- a CDS encoding FHA domain-containing protein, which yields MNGIAKVPAAPALFFAILVAFLASPTGALASLQISIGNPGLEHFDSDGGVQLDFGLTDSNGNPVGNLRPDNVKVFEDGKQAKILDFRGVGQGRPVDIVFVMDVTESMQPYIDAVKQNIISFAQDLAANNRDYRLGLVTFEDYVISKYPDCNCPYRSAMTSDVHQFIDWISGLHAGGGGDIPEDQLDALAYAASFPFRPEAEGIIILVTDAPPHHAGDGSEYTQHDQAYHDHHPGNTQVTDLTGDATAALLKKNGLTLYAVAPPPFIAPEYQKIVDETHGRSYNIITEEGHFAELVRQIGHSIATQYSLTYRTPRPIEDGTNRSVELQIDYNGQSATASTSYQVRGIGGAAINVPEEEGAPGQPAEGVALNQVSFKLWNGVVPLIAILALLGLSQLRFGVSQEELKAIVDAQAAPPPPAVPRAVPRSAPAAPPPRAAPPIPMAGGGGFGPRLQTLNPIAPIASEYAVLKDEVSLGRGEDNDIVIPHASVSRIHARLLKRNGAYELTDLNSTNGSFVDDQQIRSSTVVSNGSQVRLGDICFVLRY from the coding sequence ATGAACGGGATCGCTAAAGTTCCGGCCGCGCCGGCGCTCTTCTTTGCCATCCTAGTCGCATTCCTGGCGTCTCCTACCGGCGCACTTGCGAGTCTGCAAATCTCGATCGGCAATCCCGGACTGGAACACTTCGATTCCGATGGCGGAGTGCAACTCGATTTCGGACTGACCGATTCCAACGGTAACCCGGTCGGTAACTTGCGACCCGACAACGTCAAGGTCTTCGAGGACGGCAAGCAAGCCAAGATTCTCGATTTTCGCGGAGTCGGGCAGGGCCGTCCGGTCGACATCGTGTTCGTGATGGACGTTACCGAGTCGATGCAACCCTACATCGACGCGGTCAAGCAGAACATTATTTCGTTCGCGCAGGACCTGGCCGCCAACAATCGCGACTATCGCCTCGGCCTGGTCACCTTTGAGGACTACGTCATCTCCAAGTATCCGGACTGCAACTGCCCCTATCGCAGCGCGATGACTTCGGACGTGCACCAGTTCATTGATTGGATCAGCGGACTACACGCGGGCGGCGGCGGAGACATTCCCGAGGACCAGCTGGATGCGCTCGCCTATGCCGCGTCGTTTCCGTTCCGCCCCGAAGCGGAGGGCATCATAATTCTGGTTACTGATGCACCGCCGCATCACGCGGGTGACGGTTCGGAATACACCCAGCACGATCAGGCGTATCACGATCATCACCCGGGCAATACTCAAGTAACCGATCTAACCGGCGACGCTACCGCGGCCCTTCTCAAGAAGAATGGCCTCACCTTGTACGCGGTGGCGCCGCCGCCGTTCATCGCCCCCGAATATCAGAAAATCGTCGATGAGACGCACGGCCGCTCCTACAACATCATCACAGAAGAAGGGCATTTCGCGGAACTGGTGCGGCAAATTGGACATTCAATCGCAACCCAGTATTCGCTGACCTATCGGACACCGCGGCCCATCGAAGACGGCACCAACCGGTCGGTGGAGCTGCAAATCGACTATAATGGCCAGAGCGCGACCGCGTCGACATCCTACCAGGTACGCGGAATCGGGGGGGCGGCAATCAATGTTCCCGAGGAGGAGGGCGCGCCGGGGCAGCCGGCCGAGGGAGTCGCGCTAAACCAAGTTTCCTTCAAGCTGTGGAACGGGGTGGTTCCGCTCATCGCGATCCTCGCTCTGTTAGGCCTCTCGCAGTTGCGGTTTGGAGTATCGCAGGAGGAACTCAAGGCGATCGTGGACGCACAAGCCGCGCCGCCGCCACCCGCGGTCCCTCGGGCAGTACCGCGCTCCGCGCCCGCCGCACCACCGCCACGCGCCGCTCCGCCCATCCCAATGGCCGGCGGGGGCGGCTTTGGGCCTCGTCTCCAGACCCTGAACCCGATCGCTCCGATCGCATCCGAATATGCCGTGCTCAAGGACGAGGTTTCATTGGGACGCGGAGAGGACAACGACATTGTCATCCCCCACGCAAGCGTGTCGCGCATCCATGCGCGCTTGCTCAAGCGCAACGGAGCGTACGAGCTAACCGATTTGAATTCGACCAACGGGAGTTTCGTCGACGATCAGCAAATTCGCAGCTCCACTGTGGTTTCAAATGGGAGCCAGGTCCGGCTCGGAGACATCTGCTTCGTGCTGCGTTATTGA